A genomic window from Vitis riparia cultivar Riparia Gloire de Montpellier isolate 1030 chromosome 18, EGFV_Vit.rip_1.0, whole genome shotgun sequence includes:
- the LOC117906455 gene encoding laccase-15-like: MWLIMKVFLLQILAFLLFTGGIHCQASTRRLTFVVKEASYTRLCSTKNILTVNGQFPGPTIYAKKGETIIVDVYNRGKENITIHWHGVNMPRYPWTDGPEYITQCPIQPGSKFSQKIILSSEEGTLWWHAHSDWTRATVHGAIIVYFKNGTKYPFPKPNAEIPIILGQWWKSDVNAVRDEGLATGADPNASDSLLINGQPGDLYPCSKSGTFKLTVDHGKTYLLRIINAALHEALFFSIAKHKMTVVGTDGSYTKPLTRDYITIYPGQTFDVLLEANQRPDHYYMAAKTYSIAPVAQNFYDNTTTTAIVQYRGYYTPSSPLTLPHFPAYNDTNASVQVMASLRSLADVEHPSNVPLSPSTKLIYTVSVNSFLCPNNSCAGPNGTRFSASINNISFQSPTIDILQAYYYNISGVYGDKFPSVPPLVFDFTADYLPLEYQTPEIETEVRVLEYNSTVEIVFQGTNLVAGTHHPMHLHGYSFYLVGWGFGNFDKNRDPLRYNLVDPPLQSTISVPTNGWVAIRFEASNPGVWFMHCHVERHVTWGMETAFIVKNGKHPEAQMLPPPSDMPPC, translated from the exons ATGTGGCTGATCATGAAGGTTTTCCTCTTGCAAATTTTAGCGTTTCTACTTTTTACTGGTGGCATCCATTGCCAAGCTTCAACTCGTCGGCTTACTTTTGTG GTGAAGGAGGCTTCATATACAAGGCTTTGTAGCACCAAGAACATCTTAACAGTAAATGGACAATTTCCAGGACCAACTATATATGCTAAGAAAGGAGAGACGATCATTGTCGACGTTTATAacaggggaaaagaaaatatcaccATTCACTG GCATGGGGTGAACATGCCTAGATATCCATGGACAGATGGTCCCGAGTATATCACACAATGCCCAATTCAACCAGGGTCAAAGTTTAGCCAGAAGATCATCCTTTCCTCTGAGGAAGGCACTCTATGGTGGCATGCTCACAGTGACTGGACCCGAGCCACCGTTCATGGAGCTATAATCGTTTATTTCAAGAATGGAACCAAGTATCCTTTTCCCAAACCTAACGCAGAAATTCCCATCATATTAG GACAATGGTGGAAGAGTGATGTGAATGCGGTTCGAGATGAAGGGCTTGCAACCGGAGCTGACCCTAATGCCTCTGATTCTTTATTGATAAATGGACAACCCGGTGATCTATATCCATGCTCAAAATCAG GCACATTCAAGCTAACAGTGGATCATGGAAAGACCTATCTACTTCGCATAATCAATGCTGCCTTGCATGAGgctctcttcttctccattgcCAAGCATAAAATGACAGTGGTTGGAACAGATGGTAGCTACACGAAACCATTGACACGAGATTATATCACGATATATCCTGGCCAAACCTTTGATGTCTTACTAGAAGCTAACCAACGCCCGGATCACTATTACATGGCGGCTAAAACTTATTCCATTGCCCCGGTAGctcaaaatttttatgataaCACAACCACCACAGCTATTGTACAGTACAGAGGATACTACACTCCATCTTCACCTCTCACCTTGCCTCATTTTCCTGCATATAATGACACAAATGCATCGGTTCAAGTCATGGCTAGCCTCCGAAGCTTAGCAGATGTGGAACACCCTTCCAATGTCCCATTGAGCCCGAGCACTAAACTGATTTACACTGTTTCTGTAAACTCGTTCCTATGCCCCAATAATTCATGTGCAGGGCCCAATGGGACGCGATTCTCCGCAAGTATAAACAACATAAGCTTCCAATCCCCTACGATTGACATACTACAAGCTTACTATTATAACATCAGTGGTGTATATGGAGATAAATTTCCTAGCGTTCCACCACTGGTGTTCGATTTTACAGCGGATTATCTTCCATTAGAGTATCAGACGCCAGAAATCGAAACAGAAGTAAGGGTGCTCGAGTATAACTCCACAGTGGAGATTGTTTTTCAAGGGACAAACTTGGTTGCAGGGACACACCACCccatgcatctccatggatacaGTTTCTACCTTGTTGGATGGGGATTTgggaattttgataaaaataggGACCCTTTGCGCTATAATCTGGTGGATCCTCCCCTTCAGAGTACCATCTCCGTTCCTACGAATGGTTGGGTTGCAATCAGATTCGAGGCATCCAACCCTG GAGTGTGGTTCATGCACTGCCATGTAGAACGCCATGTGACTTGGGGCATGGAAACTGCGTTCATAGTGAAAAATGGTAAACACCCAGAAGCTCAAATGCTACCTCCGCCATCCGACATGCCACCATGTTGA
- the LOC117906432 gene encoding uncharacterized protein LOC117906432 isoform X1, with amino-acid sequence MDKRKKTIQYNQEVKINSRCSSKKLRHLLDELSDEKKSIIQQIGFGGLLQLSSTEIRHSLCRWIITHFNIAHCRLDIGQERQFPITCSDVGEILGIPYIGRRLLLSPTNRNNRMENLSDLRDRLILMEDMAEFKKLFIFFSCATLLAPTSKLDGSHELWCTLLAGDFDINVNWGQFVLDTLVAGIRHFRLGKGSWFTGCLIFLQLFYVNKFYIPTMLVPRTIPICAAWTDDLMKKRVHAELHDYGDFGLADVEEDEREEDAHEDPGNPVNEVEEETTDEIIAEYNAAERQIHQLLRTMRGAIGKLAKRQNTNKTPSSSHQNRSHNEPDINDSFPSPPHAYGSPLNDRFADGEDNVGPSTSQPAAQHNIEDEVQINAIIPYETGHPPIRSYRLRRHATAL; translated from the exons AtggataaaaggaaaaaaacaatacaATACAACCAG GAGGTCAAAATAAATAGTCGATGCTCCAGCAAAAAACTTAGACATCTACTTGATGAGCTAAGTGATGAAAAGAAGAGTATAATTCAACAAATTGGCTTTGGTGGATTACTTCAGCTCTCTTCCACAGAGATAAGGCATAGCTTATGTAGATGGATAATAACTCATTTCAATATAGCCCACTGTAGGTTAGACATAGGACAAGAAAGGCAATTTCCAATAACTTGTTCTGATGTAGGCGAAATTCTGGGTATTCCATATATTGGTAGGAGGCTCCTACTTTCACCTACCAATAGGAATAATAGGATGGAAAACCTATCAGATCTTAGAGATAGGCTGATTTTAATGGAAGACATGGCCgagttcaaaaaattgtttatcttCTTCTCATGTGCTACATTACTTGCTCCAACATCAAAGTTGGATGGTAGTCATGAGTTGTGGTGTACTTTGCTTGCTGGAGactttgacatcaatgttaattGGGGTCAATTCGTACTTGACACACTGGTTGCTGGAATTAGACATTTTCGATTGGGTAAAGGCTCATGGTTTACAGGTTGCCTTATTTTTTTACAG cttttttatgtaaataaattttacattcCAACCATGTTGGTACCACGTACCATCCCAATATGTGCAGCGTGGACTGATGACTTGATGAAGAAAAGGGTGCATGCGGAATTGCATGATTATGGTGATTTTGGACTAGCTGAT gttgaagaagatgaaaggGAGGAAGATGCACATGAAGACCCTGGTAATCCAGTaaatgaagttgaagaagaGACTACTGAT GAAATTATAGCAGAATATAATGCAGCAGAGAGGCAAATTCACCAATTGCTTCGAACAATGAGAGGAGCAATTGGTAAACTAGCAAAGCGGCAGAATACAAATAAAACCCCATCATCTTCTCATCAAAACAGAAGTCATAATGAACCTGATATCAATGATTCTTTCCCATCACCACCACATG CTTATGGATCGCCACTAAATGATCGTTTTGCTGATGGTGAAGATAATGTAGGCCCATCAACCTCACAGCCAGCGGCGCAGCATAACA TTGAGGATGAAGTTCAGATAAATGCTATTATTCCTTACGAGACTGGACATCCTCCAATACGTTCATATCGGCTACGTCGACATGCTACTGCCCTATAA
- the LOC117905536 gene encoding uncharacterized protein LOC117905536: protein MDLENSIYGYLHEGGEIVPKEDKQIQYKGGQQKGMYIGQRMSYAEFVSKACERLDINSNGYTFHYTLEFDPSALQQLDDDEDMHMMLSHSYDYARIYVLKRTRRVEVEGDVECSSQPSMRGRRGARVIEQVIRATPQYLPRQICKDFRSRYGVSLSYKQAWTYKEMAKERIYGLPENSYMLLPWLCQRLVDINPGTIAEYSRQDGHFWQLFIAHSFSIQGFLMGCRPVIAIDSTHLSGPYRGSLFSATAYDADDGMFPIAFGVVSSENYEDWLWFLQKLKGILQDKEVVIISDRHQAILRSVSQLFGVENHAYCYRHVKENFSSYVTKHSMKGKKCKMDALLLLDNVAYARLDDDYVVAMEKLKTYNSDLAKWVEENSPQHWAMSKFAKKRWDKMTTNLAESFNAWLKEERHYTIFNLVMTHMDKFAHLACDHMGSTENWKAAIGPKTEEKLLENIIKSGSLPVYPYVGGVFKVFNMKVYVDVNLRERTCTCKAWQMVGIPCEHACAAIRQMKQDVYEYVDSYFKLPMQELIYSGHFNSIPNHNMPTVDADGCVRDAQGRLYPSLKPPCSKRPPGRPRHRRIESQFSSKRLIFCSRCQVAGHNRASCKNPLPAP, encoded by the exons ATGGACTTGGAAAATTCCATTTATGGCTACCTTCATGAAGGAGGGGAGATTGTACCTAAGGAGGATAAACAAATACAATATAAGGGTGGACAACAAAAAGGCATGTACATTGGACAAAGGATGTCATATGCTGAATTTGTTTCAAAGGCATGTGAACGGTtggatattaattcaaatggaTATACATTTCATTACACCCTTGAGTTTGATCCATCTGCACTTCAACAGTTGGATGATGATGAGGACATGCATATGATGTTATCCCATAGTTATGATTATGCTCGTATTTATGTATTAAAACGGACTCGAAGAGTAGAAGTTGAAGGAG ATGTTGAGTGTTCAAGCCAACCTTCAATGCGGGGAAGGAGAGGTGCTCGTGTCATAGAGCAAGTAATAAGGGCAACCCCTCAGTATTTGCCCCGTCAAATTTGCAAAGACTTCAGGAGTCGGTATGGTGTTTCATTGAGTTATAAGCAAGCTTGGACATACAAAGAAATGGCAAAAGAGAGAATATATGGTCTTCCAGAAAACTCATATATGTTGTTGCCATGGTTATGTCAGAGATTGGTAGACATTAATCCAGGGACGATTGCTGAATATAGCAGACAAGATGGGCATTTTTGGCAATTGTTCATTGCAcattctttttcaattcaagggttTTTAATGGGTTGTCGACCTGTTATTGCAATTGACTCAACTCATTTGAGTGGACCGTATAGGGGCTCTTTATTTTCTGCAACAGCTTATGATGCTGATGATGGCATGTTCCCAATTGCATTTGGTGTTGTAAGTTCAGAAAACTATGAGGATTGGCTATGGTTTTTGCAGAAATTGAAGGGCATACTTCAAGATAAAGAGGTAGTCATAATATCAGATAGGCATCAAGCAATCCTTCGTAGTGTTTCTCAACTTTTTGGAGTAGAAAATCATGCATATTGTTATCGTCATGTGAAAGAGAATTTTAGTAGCTATGTGACGAAACATAgtatgaagggaaaaaaatgtaaaatggaTGCATTGTTGCTACTTGATAATGTTGCGTATGCTAGGTTGGATGATGATTATGTTGTAGCCATGGAAAAATTAAAGACATATAACAGTGACCTAGCGAAGTGGGTTGAAGAGAACAGTCCACAACATTGGGCAATGTCAAAGTTTGCCAAAAAACGATGGGATAAGATGACAACTAATCTTGCTGAATCATTCAATGCTTGGCTGAAGGAGGAACGTCATTACACAATTTTCAACTTAGTAATGACACATATGGATAAGTTTGCTCATCTAGCATGTGATCATATGGGTTCTACAGAAAATTGGAAAGCTGCAATTGGCCCAAAGACCGAGGAAAAGTTGTTGGAAAACATTATAAAGAGTGGGTCATTGCCTGTATATCCCTATGTTGGTGGTGTGTTTAAGGTATTCAATATGAAAGTATATGTAGACGTGAATTTGAGAGAGCGTACATGTACTTGTAAGGCTTGGCAAATGGTCGGAATACCTTGTGAGCATGCATGTGCAGCAATACGCCAGATGAAACAAGATGTTTATGAATATGTTGACTCATATTTCAAGCTTCCAATGCAAGAGTTGATATATTCTGGACacttcaattcaattccaaatcaCAATATGCCTACAGTTGATGCTGATGGATGTGTTCGTGATGCTCAAGGTCGCTTATATCCTTCACTTAAACCTCCATGCTCAAAACGACCACCTGGAAGGCCTCGACACCGTCGAATAGAGTCTCAATTTAGTTCAAAAAGGCTTATCTTTTGTTCACGATGTCAAGTTGCAGGCCATAATCGAGCTTCATGCAAAAATCCATTACCCGCTCCATGA
- the LOC117906432 gene encoding uncharacterized protein LOC117906432 isoform X2 yields the protein MDKRKKTIQYNQEVKINSRCSSKKLRHLLDELSDEKKSIIQQIGFGGLLQLSSTEIRHSLCRWIITHFNIAHCRLDIGQERQFPITCSDVGEILGIPYIGRRLLLSPTNRNNRMENLSDLRDRLILMEDMAEFKKLFIFFSCATLLAPTSKLDGSHELWCTLLAGDFDINVNWGQFVLDTLVAGIRHFRLGKGSWFTGCLIFLQLFYVNKFYIPTMLVPRTIPICAAWTDDLMKKRVHAELHDYGDFGLADVEEDEREEDAHEDPGNPVNEVEEETTDEIIAEYNAAERQIHQLLRTMRGAIGKLAKRQNTNKTPSSSHQNRSHNEPDINDSFPSPPHDNVGPSTSQPAAQHNIEDEVQINAIIPYETGHPPIRSYRLRRHATAL from the exons AtggataaaaggaaaaaaacaatacaATACAACCAG GAGGTCAAAATAAATAGTCGATGCTCCAGCAAAAAACTTAGACATCTACTTGATGAGCTAAGTGATGAAAAGAAGAGTATAATTCAACAAATTGGCTTTGGTGGATTACTTCAGCTCTCTTCCACAGAGATAAGGCATAGCTTATGTAGATGGATAATAACTCATTTCAATATAGCCCACTGTAGGTTAGACATAGGACAAGAAAGGCAATTTCCAATAACTTGTTCTGATGTAGGCGAAATTCTGGGTATTCCATATATTGGTAGGAGGCTCCTACTTTCACCTACCAATAGGAATAATAGGATGGAAAACCTATCAGATCTTAGAGATAGGCTGATTTTAATGGAAGACATGGCCgagttcaaaaaattgtttatcttCTTCTCATGTGCTACATTACTTGCTCCAACATCAAAGTTGGATGGTAGTCATGAGTTGTGGTGTACTTTGCTTGCTGGAGactttgacatcaatgttaattGGGGTCAATTCGTACTTGACACACTGGTTGCTGGAATTAGACATTTTCGATTGGGTAAAGGCTCATGGTTTACAGGTTGCCTTATTTTTTTACAG cttttttatgtaaataaattttacattcCAACCATGTTGGTACCACGTACCATCCCAATATGTGCAGCGTGGACTGATGACTTGATGAAGAAAAGGGTGCATGCGGAATTGCATGATTATGGTGATTTTGGACTAGCTGAT gttgaagaagatgaaaggGAGGAAGATGCACATGAAGACCCTGGTAATCCAGTaaatgaagttgaagaagaGACTACTGAT GAAATTATAGCAGAATATAATGCAGCAGAGAGGCAAATTCACCAATTGCTTCGAACAATGAGAGGAGCAATTGGTAAACTAGCAAAGCGGCAGAATACAAATAAAACCCCATCATCTTCTCATCAAAACAGAAGTCATAATGAACCTGATATCAATGATTCTTTCCCATCACCACCACATG ATAATGTAGGCCCATCAACCTCACAGCCAGCGGCGCAGCATAACA TTGAGGATGAAGTTCAGATAAATGCTATTATTCCTTACGAGACTGGACATCCTCCAATACGTTCATATCGGCTACGTCGACATGCTACTGCCCTATAA